A stretch of Triticum aestivum cultivar Chinese Spring chromosome 1D, IWGSC CS RefSeq v2.1, whole genome shotgun sequence DNA encodes these proteins:
- the LOC123181756 gene encoding probable protein phosphatase 2C 48 isoform X1 has protein sequence MWQLSSLLQRLARSMALGKERKEEEQGTVLRTSGTLRGEGSGTFAAVWSRRGEKGTNQDCSVVWEGFGCQDDTIFCGIFDGHGQWGHYVSKAVRDSLPPSLLCRWQEAVALASLIDGEKKLCDSHFDLWKQSYLAAAAAVDDELRRSRRLDAVNSGSTALSIVKKGDTMVIANVGDSRAVLGTMSDDGSIAAVQLTVDFKPNLPQEKARIVQCKGRVHCHDDEPGVHRVWLPHREAPGLAMSRAFGDYCVKDYGVISAPEVTQRRIAARDQFVILATDGVWDVVSNEEAVQIVAATPDREKAANHLVQCAVRAWRRKRRGYAVDDCSAICLFLHHSPPS, from the exons ATGTGGCAGCTGTCGTCGCTGCTTCAGAGGCTGGCCCGATCCATGGCTCTGGGAAAGGAGCggaaggaggaggagcaggggaCGGTGCTGCGGACGTCGGGGACGCTGCGGGGCGAGGGCTCCGGGACCTTCGCCGCCGTGTGGTCCCGCCGCGGCGAGAAAGGCACCAACCAGGACTGCTCCGTCGTCTGGGAG GGGTTCGGATGCCAGGATGACACCATCTTCTGCGGCATCTTCGACGGCCACGGCCAGTGGGGCCACTACGTCTCCAAGGCCGTCCGGGACTCGCTGCCGCCATCGCTGCTGTGCCGCTGGCAGGAGGCCGTCGCGCTGGCGTCGCTCATCGACGGCGAGAAGAAGCTCTGCGACTCCCACTTCGACCTCTGGAAGCAGTCCTaccttgccgccgccgctgccgtcgacgACGAGCTCCGCCGCAGCCGCCGTCTCGACGCTGTCAACAGTGGCTCAACGGCGTTGTCGATCGTCAAGAAGGGTGACACGATGGTGATCGCGAACGTCGGCGACTCCCGAGCTGTCCTGGGGACCATGTCGGACGACGGCAGCATCGCCGCCGTCCAGCTCACCGTGGACTTCAAACCCAACCTGCCTC AGGAGAAGGCGCGCATCGTGCAGTGCAAGGGCCGCGTGCACTGCCACGACGACGAGCCCGGCGTGCACCGGGTATGGCTGCCCCACCGGGAGGCGCCGGGGCTGGCCATGTCGCGCGCGTTCGGCGACTACTGcgtcaaggactacggcgtcatcTCGGCGCCGGAGGTGACGCAGAGGAGGATCGCCGCCCGGGACCAGTTCGTCATCCTGGCCACCGACGGG GTCTGGGACGTGGTCTCCAACGAAGAGGCGGTGCAGATCGTGGCTGCCACGCCGGACAGGGAGAAGGCGGCGAATCACCTCGTCCAGTGCGCCGTCCGTGCTTGGAGGCGCAAGCGGCGGGGCTACGCCGTCGACGACTGCTCGGCGATCTGCCTCTTCCTCCACCACTCGCCGCCATCGTAG
- the LOC123181756 gene encoding probable protein phosphatase 2C 48 isoform X2, whose protein sequence is MWQLSSLLQRLARSMALGKERKEEEQGTVLRTSGTLRGEGSGTFAAVWSRRGEKGTNQDCSVVWEGFGCQDDTIFCGIFDGHGQWGHYVSKAVRDSLPPSLLCRWQEAVALASLIDGEKKLCDSHFDLWKQSYLAAAAAVDDELRRSRRLDAVNSGSTALSIVKKGDTMVIANVGDSRAVLGTMSDDGSIAAVQLTVDFKPNLPQEKARIVQCKGRVHCHDDEPGVHRVWLPHREAPGLAMSRAFGDYCVKDYGVISAPEVTQRRIAARDQFVILATDGVSSQPPFYVFAVGTILLHHLTVVVKWRQVWDVVSNEEAVQIVAATPDREKAANHLVQCAVRAWRRKRRGYAVDDCSAICLFLHHSPPS, encoded by the exons ATGTGGCAGCTGTCGTCGCTGCTTCAGAGGCTGGCCCGATCCATGGCTCTGGGAAAGGAGCggaaggaggaggagcaggggaCGGTGCTGCGGACGTCGGGGACGCTGCGGGGCGAGGGCTCCGGGACCTTCGCCGCCGTGTGGTCCCGCCGCGGCGAGAAAGGCACCAACCAGGACTGCTCCGTCGTCTGGGAG GGGTTCGGATGCCAGGATGACACCATCTTCTGCGGCATCTTCGACGGCCACGGCCAGTGGGGCCACTACGTCTCCAAGGCCGTCCGGGACTCGCTGCCGCCATCGCTGCTGTGCCGCTGGCAGGAGGCCGTCGCGCTGGCGTCGCTCATCGACGGCGAGAAGAAGCTCTGCGACTCCCACTTCGACCTCTGGAAGCAGTCCTaccttgccgccgccgctgccgtcgacgACGAGCTCCGCCGCAGCCGCCGTCTCGACGCTGTCAACAGTGGCTCAACGGCGTTGTCGATCGTCAAGAAGGGTGACACGATGGTGATCGCGAACGTCGGCGACTCCCGAGCTGTCCTGGGGACCATGTCGGACGACGGCAGCATCGCCGCCGTCCAGCTCACCGTGGACTTCAAACCCAACCTGCCTC AGGAGAAGGCGCGCATCGTGCAGTGCAAGGGCCGCGTGCACTGCCACGACGACGAGCCCGGCGTGCACCGGGTATGGCTGCCCCACCGGGAGGCGCCGGGGCTGGCCATGTCGCGCGCGTTCGGCGACTACTGcgtcaaggactacggcgtcatcTCGGCGCCGGAGGTGACGCAGAGGAGGATCGCCGCCCGGGACCAGTTCGTCATCCTGGCCACCGACGGGGTAAGCAGCCAACCACCTTTTTATGTCTTTGCTGTTGGCACAATCCTACTGCATCATCTGACGGTCGTCGTAAAATGGCGGCAGGTCTGGGACGTGGTCTCCAACGAAGAGGCGGTGCAGATCGTGGCTGCCACGCCGGACAGGGAGAAGGCGGCGAATCACCTCGTCCAGTGCGCCGTCCGTGCTTGGAGGCGCAAGCGGCGGGGCTACGCCGTCGACGACTGCTCGGCGATCTGCCTCTTCCTCCACCACTCGCCGCCATCGTAG